One segment of Anopheles stephensi strain Indian chromosome 3, UCI_ANSTEP_V1.0, whole genome shotgun sequence DNA contains the following:
- the LOC118509875 gene encoding acetyl-CoA carboxylase isoform X3 gives MLKRRASKRFVLAETGEESSWNTTADNDLIMAAPPQQTPPVINLETAVPSGSTSASSSFSEDNGVNMLQQLGGAGGGSEGLKVPLANNLHLSVSGGLKPSMSHGTGLGLQRGQERDFVLSTTEEFVNKFNGTRVINKVLIANNGIAAVKCMRSIRRWSYEMFKNERAVRFVVMVTPEDLKANAEYIKMADHYVPVPGGSNNNNYANVELIVDIALRTQVQAVWAGWGHASENPKLPELLHKKGLVFLGPPERAMWALGDKVASSIVAQTAEIPTLPWSGSELKAQYSGKKIKISSELFARGCVTTSEQGLVAAAKINFPVMIKASEGGGGKGIRRVDTPEEFPALFRQVQAEVPGSPIFVMKLARGARHLEVQLLADQYGNAISLFGRDCSIQRRHQKIIEEAPAVIADPAVFEEMEKAAVRLAKMVGYVSAGTVEYLYDSEGKYFFLELNPRLQVEHPCTEMVADVNLPACQLQIGMGIPLYRIKDIRLLYGENPWGSTVIDFDNPTQKPRPWGHVIAARITSENPDEGFKPSSGTVQELNFRSSKNVWGYFSVAASGGLHEFADSQFGHCFSWGENRQQARENLVIALKELSIRGDFRTTVEYLITLLETNSFLDNTIDTAWLDALIAERVQSDKPDIILGVVCGALHIADRKVTDAFASFKGSMEKGQIQAANTLTNVVDVELIAEGVRYKVQAAKSGPNTYFLVMNGSFKEVEVHRLSDGGMLLSLEGSSYTTYMKEEVDRYRIVIGNQTCVFEKENDPSLLRSPSAGKVISLLVEDGAHVSKGQAFAEIEVMKMVMTLKANEAGTVTFLRRPGAVLDAGTLIGHLELDDPSLVTKAQPYKNPWPISENVQIPEKLNRIHSSYKTILENTLAGYCLPDPYNAPRLREIIEKFMLSLRDPSLPLLELQEVIASISGRIPLSVEKKIRKMMQLYERNITSVLAQFPSQMIASVIDSHAATLQKRADRDVFFLTTQGIVQLVQRYRNGIRGRMKAAVHELLKQYYAVESQFQHGHYDKCVAAIREKHKDDMDVVVGTIFSHSQVAKKNLLVTLLIDHLWANEPGLTDELAATLSELTSLNRAEHSRVALRARQVLIAAHQPAYELRHNQMESIFLSAVDMYGHDFHPENLQRLIQSETSIFDILHDFFYHSNRAVCNAALEVYVRRAYTSYELTCLQHLELSGEVPLVHFQFLLPTAHPNRYNSEGNDPDAIPDSFMRTGCMAAFDSFEHFNQYSDEILDLLEDYASPVFVNPKVLEAVEGADSDRRMSTSINVSISDQVNRVVENENAAPRPSEAIHILSIAVRDMGDMDDHQMELVFGSFCNQHREELLSRRVRRITFAALKKRQFPKFFTYRARDQFEEDRIYRHLEPACAFQLELNRMKTYDLEALPTANQKMHLYLGRAKVPKGQEVTDFRFFIRSIIRHSDLITKEASFEYLQNEGERVLLEAMDELEVAFSHPQAKRTDCNHIFLNFVPTVIMDPAKIEESVTKMVMRYGPRLWKLRVLQAELKMVIRQTPQSPTTSVRLCIANDSGYFLDIAMYTEVTDPETHVIKFQAYGNRQGPLHGLPISSPYMTKDFLQQKRFQAQSNGTTYVYDIPDMFRQMTERLWKEFSKARPTEDIRIPEKILLECNELVLNGDTLEEIQRLPGENNVGMVAWRIVLATPEFATGREIIVIANDLTYLIGSFGPQEDLLFCKASELSRQRKCPRIYISVNSGARIGLAEEVKSLFKVAWEDPEEPEKGFKYLYLTTEDYSKIANSNSVRAILIEDEGEPRYKITDIIGKTDGLGVENLRYAGMIAGETSRAYEDVVTISMVTCRTIGIGSYLVRLGQRVIQIENSHIILTGFAALNKLLGRKVYASNNQLGGIQIMHNNGVTHKTEALDLDGVYRILHWLSYIPNARGGTLPIVSPSDPIDRMIDFTPTKAPYDPRWMLAGRYNPSNPSDWETGFFDRGTFEEIMEPWAQTVVAGRAKLGGIPVGVIAVETRTVEVTIPADPANLDSEAKTFQQAGQVWFPDSSFKTAQAIKDFGREELPLIILANWRGFSGGQKDMYEQIVKFGAYIVDGLREYKQPVIVYLPPNAELRGGAWAVLDPTINPRYMETYADPESRAGVLEPEGIVEVKYKEKDIVKTIQRLDATVVDLKNQLTAAGENKELVTELENKIKARTNALLQNYHPVAVHFADLHDTPERMLEKGCISEIVPWRNSRNWIYWRLRRLLLEEHFIKQIFEAQDDLSVGQAKSMLRRWFVEDKGATEGYLWETNESAVEWLENQKRSDSTVSRNIYSVKRSAIISRIRQSLNDFPEATLDAVVGLCEKLSPAQRGEVVKTLAQLTDSNEHTSLG, from the exons ATGTTGAAGAGAAGGGCGAGCAAACGATTCGTGCTGGCAGAAACCGGTGAGGAAAGCTCCTGGAACACGACCGCAGATAATGACCTGATCATGGCAGCACCACCACAGCAAACCCCGCCGGTGATCAACCTGGAGACGGCCGTCCCGAGCGGTAGCACCagtgccagcagcagcttcagtGAGGATAACGGTGTCAACATGCTGCAACAGCTCGGCGGTGCGGGCGGTGGTAGCGAAGGGCTGAAGGTGCCACTCGCCAACAATCTGCACCTGTCCGTGTCCGGGGGTTTGAA GCCCAGTATGTCCCACGGCACGGGACTGGGACTGCAGCGTGGCCAGGAACGTGACTTTGTACTATCGACGACGGAGGAGTTTGTGAACAAATTCAACGGTACGCGGGTGATTAACAAG GTGCTCATCGCAAACAATGGTATCGCGGCGGTGAAGTGTATGCGATCGATCCGTCGCTGGTCGTACGAGATGTTTAAGAACGAGCGCGCGGTACGCTTCGTCGTGATGGTAACGCCGGAAGATCTGAAGGCAAACGCCGAGTACATAAAGATGGCCGACCATTACGTGCCGGTGCCGGGCGGctcgaacaacaacaactacgcCAACGTCGAGCTGATTGTGGACATTGCGCTCCGGACGCAGGTGCAGGCGGTTTGGGCTGGTTGGGGTCACGCGTCGGAGAATCCCAAACTGCCGGAGCTGCTGCACAAGAAGGGGCTGGTGTTTCTTGGTCCACCGGAGCGGGCGATGTGGGCGCTTGGGGATAAGGTTGCATCCTCGATCGTGGCGCAAACGGCCGAAATTCCCACCCTGCCGTGGTCCGGCTCGGAGCTGAAAGCTCAGTACAGTGGCAAGAAGATCAAGATTTCCAGCGAACTGTTTGCGCGTGGTTGCGTGACCACCTCCGAGCAGGGTTTGGTGGCGGCGGCAAAGATCAATTTTCCGGTCATGATCAAAGCGTCCGAAGGTGGTGGCGGCAAGGGCATCCGGCGGGTGGATACACCGGAAGAGTTTCCGGCACTGTTCCGGCAGGTACAGGCCGAGGTGCCCGGGTCACCGATTTTCGTGATGAAGCTGGCACGTGGTGCACGCCATCTGGAGGTGCAGCTGCTGGCCGATCAGTACGGCAATGCGATCAGTTTGTTTGGGCGCGATTGCTCGATCCAGCGACGCCATCAGAAGATTATCGAAGAGGCGCCGGCCGTTATTGCCGATCCGGCTGTGTTCGAGGAAATGGAAAAGGCGGCGGTACGGTTGGCGAAAATGGTCGGTTACGTGAGCGCCGGTACGGTGGAGTATCTGTACGACTCGGAAGGCAAATATTTCTTCCTCGAGCTGAACCCTCGCTTGCAGGTGGAGCATCCGTGTACGGAGATGGTGGCGGACGTGAATCTGCCCGCCTGTCAGCTTCAGATCGGAATGGGCATTCCGCTGTACCGCATCAAGGACATCCGGCTGCTGTACGGCGAAAATCCGTGGGGCAGCACGGTGATAGACTTTGACAATCCGACGCAAAAACCACGCCCCTGGGGCCATGTGATCGCAGCCCGCATCACGTCGGAAAATCCGGACGAAGGCTTCAAGCCAAGCTCGGGTACGGTGCAGGAGTTGAACTTCCGCTCGAGCAAGAACGTTTGGGGATACTTCAGTGTGGCCGCGTCCGGTGGGCTGCACGAGTTTGCCGACTCACAGTTCGGGCACTGCTTCTCGTGGGGTGAAAATCGTCAGCAGGCTCGCGAAAATCTCGTGATCGCGCTGAAGGAACTTTCCATTCGGGGTGACTTCCGGACGACGGTGGAGTACCTGATCACGCTGCTCGAAACGAACAGCTTCCTGGACAACACGATCGACACGGCCTGGCTGGATGCGCTGATCGCCGAACGGGTGCAATCGGACAAGCCGGACATTATACTCGGTGTGGTGTGCGGTGCGCTGCACATTGCCGACCGCAAGGTAACGGATGCGTTTGCGAGCTTCAAAGGCTCGATGGAGAAGGGCCAAATTCAGGCGGCAAACACGCTCACGAACGTCGTCGACGTGGAGCTTATTGCGGAGGGCGTCCGGTACAAGGTGCAGGCCGCTAAGAGTGGCCCGAACACGTACTTCCTCGTTATGAACGGGTCCTTTAAGGAGGTGGAAGTGCATCGACTGTCGGATGGGGGCATGCTGCTGTCGCTCGAGGGTTCCAGCTACACGACGTACATGAAGGAAGAGGTCGACCGGTACCGTATCGTTATCGGCAACCAGACCTGCGTGTTCGAGAAGGAGAATGATCCGTCGCTGTTGCGCTCGCCGTCCGCTGGCAAGGTCATCAGCCTGCTGGTGGAGGACGGTGCGCACGTTTCCAAGGGTCAAGCGTTTGCCGAAATAGAGGTCATGAAGATGGTCATGACGTTGAAGGCGAACGAGGCAGGCACGGTCACGTTTTTGCGCCGTCCGGGTGCTGTGCTGGATGCGGGCACCCTGATCGGTCACCTCGAGCTGGACGATCCGTCGCTGGTCACGAAAGCCCAACCGTACAAGAATCCGTGGCCGATCAGCGAAAACGTGCAGATACCGGAAAAGCTGAACCGCATCCATTCGAGCTACAAGACCATTTTGGAAAACACGCTGGCCGGTTACTGTCTGCCGGATCCGTACAATGCGCCCCGCTTGCGGGAGATTATCGAGAAGTTTATGCTAAGCTTGCGCGATCCGTCACTGCCATTGCTCGAGCTGCAGGAGGTGATTGCCTCGATCTCGGGCCGCATTCCGCTGTCGGTGGAGAAGAAGATTCGCAAGATGATGCAGCTGTACGAGCGCAACATTACCAGCGTGCTGGCCCAGTTCCCGTCGCAGATGATCGCAAGCGTGATCGATAGCCACGCGGCCACGCTGCAGAAGCGTGCCGATCGTGACGTGTTCTTCCTGACGACGCAAGGCATCGTACAGCTGGTGCAGCGCTATCGCAACGGTATCCGGGGACGCATGAAGGCGGCCGTGCACGAGTTACTGAAGCAATATTATGCGGTTGAATCGCAGTTCCAGCATGGGCACTATGACAAGTGTGTGGCGGCTATTCGCGAGAAGCATAAGGACGATATGGACGTGGTGGTCGGGACGATCTTTTCACACAGCCAGGTAGCGAAGAAGAACCTGCTGGTAACGTTGCTGATCGACCATCTGTGGGCGAACGAGCCGGGTCTGACGGACGAGCTGGCGGCGACGCTCAGCGAGCTGACATCGCTGAACCGGGCGGAACATTCGCGGGTGGCGTTGCGCGCCCGGCAGGTGTTGATCGCTGCCCATCAGCCGGCGTACGAGCTGCGCCACAATCAGATGGAATCGATCTTCCTGTCCGCCGTCGACATGTACGGACACGACTTCCATCCGGAGAATCTGCAGCGCTTGATCCAGTCGGAAACGTCCATCTTTGATATTCTGCACGATTTCTTCTACCACTCGAACCGGGCGGTGTGCAATGCGGCGCTGGAGGTGTACGTGCGCCGTGCTTACACCTCGTACGAGCTGACCTGCCTGCAGCATCTGGAGCTATCCGGGGAGGTACCGCTGGTGCACTTTCAATTCCTACTGCCTACAGCACATCCAAATCGATACAA TTCGGAAGGAAACGATCCCGACGCTATTCCGGATTCGTTCATGCGCACCGGTTGCATGGCAGCGTTCGATTCGTTCGAGCACTTTAATCAATATTCGGATGAAATTCTGGACCTACTGGAGGACTATGCGTCCCCAGTGTTTGTCAATCCGAAAGTGCTGGAAGCGGTGGAGGGAGCCGATTCGGATCGTAGGATGAGCACCTCGATCAACGTTTCTATCTCCGATCAGGTGAACCGTGTCGTCGAGAACGAAAATGCCGCAC CTCGACCATCGGAAGCGATCCACATCCTGAGCATTGCTGTGCGGGACATGGGCGACATGGATGATCATCAGATGGAGCTAGTGTTTGGCTCGTTCTGCAATCAACATCGTGAGGAGCTGCTGAGCCGTCGCGTGAGACGAATTACGTTCGCCGCGTTGAAGAA GCGACAGTTCCCGAAGTTCTTCACCTACCGTGCGCGGGACCAGTTCGAGGAGGACCGTATCTATCGCCATCTCGAGCCAGCCTGTGCCTTCCAGCTCGAGTTGAATCGTATGAAAACGTACGATCTGGAAGCACTGCCAACCGCAAACCAAAAGATGCATCTCTACCTCGGCCGGGCCAAGGTACCGAAGGGTCAGGAGGTGACGGACTTCCGGTTCTTCATCCGTTCCATCATTCGCCATTCGGATCTGATTACGAAGGAAGCTTCGTTCGAATACCTACAAAACGAAGGTGAACGGGTGCTGCTGGAAGCGATGGACGAGCTGGAGGTGGCTTTCTCCCATCCGCAAGCCAAGCGCACGGACTGTAACCACATCTTCCTCAACTTTGTGCCGACCGTCATCATGGATCCGGCAAAGATCGAGGAGTCCGTTACGAAGATGGTAATGCGGTACGGACCGCGGCTGTGGAAGTTGCGTGTGCTGCAGGCGGAGCTGAAGATGGTTATTCGTCAAACGCCCCAatcgccgaccacctccgtgCGGTTGTGCATTGCGAACGATTCGGGCTACTTCCTCGACATCGCTATGTACACCGAAGTGACGGATCCGGAAACGCACGTTATTAAATTCCAAGCGTATGGAAACAGGCAGGGCCCACTGCACGGCCTCCCGATATCGTCTCCGTACATGACCAAAGATTTCCTGCAGCAGAAACGCTTCCAGGCGCAATCGAATGGAACGACGTACGTGTACGACATACCGGACATGTTCCGGCAGATGACGGAACGGCTGTGGAAGGAGTTTTCCAAAGCACGCCCGACCGAGGACATACGCATCCCGGAGAAGATTCTGCTCGAGTGCAACGAGCTGGTGCTGAACGGCGATACGCTCGAGGAGATCCAGCGGCTGCCGGGCGAGAACAATGTCGGTATGGTGGCGTGGCGTATCGTGCTGGCGACGCCGGAGTTTGCGACCGGTCGTGAGATTATCGTGATTGCCAACGATCTGACGTACCTGATCGGTTCGTTCGGCCCCCAGGAGGATCTGTTGTTCTGCAAGGCGTCGGAACTGTCCCGGCAGCGCAAGTGTCCCCGCATCTACATCTCGGTCAACAGTGGCGCCCGCATTGGGCTGGCGGAAGAGGTGAAATCACTGTTCAAGGTCGCGTGGGAAGATCCGGAGGAGCCGGAGAAGGGCTTCAAGTACCTGTACCTCACGACGGAAGACTACAGCAAGATAGCGAACAGCAACTCGGTCCGGGCGATCCTGATCGAGGATGAGGGTGAACCGCGGTACAAGATTACGGACATTATCGGCAAAACGGACGGGCTCGGGGTGGAGAACCTGCGGTACGCGGGTATGATCGCCGGCGAGACGTCCCGCGCGTACGAGGATGTGGTCACCATCTCGATGGTGACGTGCCGCACGATCGGCATCGGATCGTACCTCGTGCGGCTCGGGCAGCGTGTGATTCAGATCGAGAATTCGCACATCATCCTGACCGGCTTTGCCGCGCTGAACAAACTGCTCGGCCGCAAGGTGTACGCCTCGAACAATCAGCTCGGTGGCATACAGATCATGCACAACAACGGTGTCACGCACAAGACGGAAGCGCTCGATCTGGACGGCGTGTACAGGATACTGCACTGGCTGTCCTACATTCCGAATGCGCGCGGCGGCACCCTGCCGATCGTGTCGCCAAGCGATCCGATCGATCGGATGATCGATTTCACCCCGACCAAGGCACCGTACGATCCGCGCTGGATGCTAGCCGGCCGGTACAATCCTTCCAACCCGTCCGACTGGGAGACGGGCTTCTTCGATCGCGGCACGTTCGAGGAAATTATGGAACCGTGGGCCCAGACGGTGGTGGCGGGGCGGGCCAAGCTGGGCGGCATTCCGGTCGGTGTGATTGCGGTCGAGACGCGCACGGTCGAGGTGACGATACCGGCCGATCCGGCCAACCTGGACTCGGAAGCGAAAACATTCCAGCAAGCGGGGCAGGTTTGGTTCCCCGATTCGTCCTTCAAGACGGCCCAGGCGATAAAGGACTTTGGGCGGGAGGAGCTACCGCTGATCATCCTTGCCAATTGGCGTGGTTTCTCCGGTGGACAGAAAG ATATGTACGAGCAGATTGTAAAGTTCGGTGCGTACATTGTGGATGGGCTGCGAGAGTACAAGCAGCCAGTCATTGTCTACCTGCCACCGAATGCCGAGCTTCGGGGTGGTGCCTGGGCCGTGCTGGATCCTACCATCAACCCACGGTACATGGAAACGTACGCCGATCCGGAATCGCGTGCCGGTGTGCTGGAACCGGAAGGTATCGTGGAGGTGAAATACAAAGAGAAGGACATCGTGAAAACTATTCAACGCCTGGATGCAACAGTGGTGGAT CTTAAGAACCAATTAACCGCGGCGGGCGAAAACAAGGAGCTGGTCACGGAGTTGGAGAACAAAATCAAGGCACGAACGAACGCGCTGCTACAAAACTATCACCCGGTGGCGGTACACTTTGCCGACCTGCATGACACACCCGAGCGTATGCTGGAAAAGGGCTGCATTAGCGAGATTGTACCGTGGCGTAATTCGCGCAACTGGATCTACTGGCGGTTGCGCCGTTTGCTGCTGGAGGAACACTTCATTAAGCAGATTTTCGAAGCGCAGGATGATCTGTCGGTCGGGCAGGCAAAGTCGATGCTGCGCAGATGGTTCGTGGAGGATAAGGGAGCGACGGAG GGATACCTATGGGAGACAAACGAGTCGGCAGTGGAGTGGTTGGAGAATCAGAAGCGATCCGATTCCACCGTGTCCCGCAATATTTACTCAGTGAAACGTAGCGCAATAATCTCGCGGATTCGTCAGTCATTAAAT GACTTCCCGGAAGCAACGCTGGATGCGGTGGTTGGGCTCTGCGAGAAGCTGTCGCCCGCACAACGGGGCGAGGTGGTCAAAACGCTCGCCCAGCTAACGGACAGCAACGAGCACACAAGCCTCGGATGA